In one Candidatus Nitrospira nitrificans genomic region, the following are encoded:
- a CDS encoding winged helix-turn-helix transcriptional regulator — translation MRFKRSDCPITNVLDTLGDKWTLLVIRDLVLGKRRYQEFLSSPERIASNILADRLAKLEAAGLVTRRAYQQNPARHEYLLTKKGKGLEPVLEAIIVWGKKHYPGTKRFPTVRQGYGAVKQ, via the coding sequence ATGAGATTTAAACGGTCAGACTGCCCGATCACCAATGTGCTGGATACCCTTGGCGATAAGTGGACACTCTTGGTTATTCGAGATCTGGTCTTGGGCAAGAGACGTTATCAGGAATTCCTCTCCTCTCCGGAAAGGATCGCGTCAAACATCCTTGCAGATAGACTGGCAAAACTGGAAGCCGCTGGCCTTGTGACGAGACGGGCCTACCAACAGAATCCCGCACGCCATGAATATCTTCTGACAAAAAAAGGGAAAGGCCTAGAACCGGTATTGGAGGCCATCATCGTATGGGGGAAGAAGCATTACCCTGGAACTAAAAGATTCCCCACCGTTCGGCAAGGCTACGGAGCTGTTAAGCAATGA